Proteins encoded by one window of Manihot esculenta cultivar AM560-2 chromosome 10, M.esculenta_v8, whole genome shotgun sequence:
- the LOC110624630 gene encoding scopoletin glucosyltransferase: protein MGSLSRQLHIFFFPFMAHGHMIPTVDMAKLFASRGVKATIITTPLNSLLFSKTIERNKNLGVDIDLRILNFPSMEAGLPEGFENMDSVTSHANAGELIIKFFHAVSMLQEPLEKLLQECQPDCLVADMFFPWATDAAAKFGIPRLVFHGIGFFSLCTGLVIKQYKPHKKVSSDSEPFVVPHLPGDIKLTRKRLPDTVRQEVETELTKLVEASEESETKSFGVVINSFYELEPAYADFYRKVLGRRAWHIGPVSLCNRVIEDKAQRGKQASIGEHECLKWLDSNKPNSVIYICFGSVANFSASQLMEIAMALESSKQQFIWVVRRDKNYKEDEEKWLPEGFEERMKEKGLIIRGWAPQVLILDHEAIGGFVTHCGWNSTLEGITAGKPMVTWPVSAEQFYNEKLVTDVLKIGIGVGVKEWVRLRGDFVERKAIEKAISRVMEGEEAVEMRSRSKKLGEMAREAVEEGGSSYSDFNALVEELQRRRP from the coding sequence ATGGGCAGTTTGAGTCGTCAGCTCCACATTTTCTTCTTCCCTTTCATGGCTCATGGCCATATGATTCCGACAGTGGACATGGCCAAGCTGTTTGCTTCACGAGGCGTAAAGGCTACTATAATCACCACTCCTCTCAACTCGCTTCTCTTCTCCAAAACAATTGAAAGAAACAAAAATCTGGGTGTAGATATTGATCTGCGAATCCTCAATTTCCCTTCAATGGAGGCTGGATTACCAGAAGGATTTGAAAACATGGATTCTGTCACTTCCCATGCCAATGCTGGAGAATTGATCATCAAATTTTTCCATGCAGTATCCATGCTTCAAGAGCCTCTTGAAAAGCTCCTCCAAGAATGCCAACCAGATTGCCTTGTTGCTGATATGTTTTTTCCTTGGGCTACTGATGCAGCTGCAAAATTTGGGATTCCAAGATTAGTGTTTCACGGGATTGGTTTCTTTTCTTTATGCACTGGACTCGTTATCAAGCAATACAAGCCACATAAGAAAGTCTCCTCAGATTCAGAACCCTTTGTTGTGCCTCATCTTCCTGGAGATATAAAGTTGACAAGAAAGCGTCTCCCAGATACTGTGAGACAAGAGGTTGAAACTGAGCTTACAAAGTTGGTGGAAGCATCTGAAGAATCAGAAACAAAGAGTTTTGGGGTGGTTATCAACAGTTTCTACGAGCTAGAACCAGCTTACGCTGATTTTTACAGGAAGGTCTTGGGCAGGAGGGCGTGGCATATTGGCCCTGTTTCGCTATGCAATAGGGTAATTGAAGATAAAGCACAAAGAGGAAAACAAGCTTCCATCGGTGAACACGAGTGTTTGAAATGGCTCGACTCCAACAAACCCAATTCTGTAATCTACATATGTTTTGGAAGTGTGGCTAACTTCAGTGCCTCTCAGCTTATGGAGATTGCCATGGCTCTTGAATCTTCAAAGCAGCAATTCATTTGGGTGGTGAGAAGAGACAAGAACTataaagaagatgaagagaagtGGTTACCTGAAGGATTTGAGGAAAGAATGAAAGAGAAGGGCCTCATTATAAGAGGATGGGCACCACAAGTGTTGATTCTTGATCATGAAGCCATTGGAGGATTTGTGACACACTGCGGATGGAATTCTACACTTGAAGGCATAACTGCTGGGAAGCCAATGGTGACATGGCCTGTATCTGCTGAGCAATTCTACAATGAGAAGTTGGTGACAGATGTTTTGAAGATTGGGATTGGTGTTGGGGTTAAGGAATGGGTGAGGCTGCGGGGAGATTTTGTTGAAAGAAAAGCTATAGAGAAAGCAATCAGTCGAGTTATGGAAGGTGAAGAAGCAGTAGAAATGAGAAGCAGATCAAAGAAGTTGGGAGAAATGGCAAGGGAAGCTGTTGAAGAAGGTGGATCCTCTTACTCTGATTTCAACGCTTTGGTTGAAGAGTTGCAGCGGCGTCGCCCGTGA